Proteins encoded within one genomic window of Chitinophagales bacterium:
- a CDS encoding DUF4292 domain-containing protein, which yields MTFFTAKSEIVIERNGEKEDFTAHIRYNLKDTLWVSFTGALGIEGARMLITRDSTYILNKLEKSNLAFSQDNENYLIPYAFSLDDWKILLLNIPPKPDTSTEIVVENEIQISTQYYSHRIHKTYQKNNRILKCQFNNTRHGGICEVVYSNYDKSEKSWSLAKERQIQINQSASEPVKILIRYIDFAFNQPKPFNFNFSKYKDGSN from the coding sequence ATGACTTTTTTCACTGCAAAATCAGAAATCGTTATTGAACGAAATGGGGAAAAGGAAGATTTTACAGCTCACATTCGCTATAATCTCAAAGACACTTTATGGGTTTCATTTACTGGGGCACTAGGTATAGAAGGTGCAAGAATGCTAATCACCAGAGACTCGACCTATATTTTGAATAAACTTGAAAAATCAAATCTTGCCTTTTCGCAAGATAATGAAAATTATCTCATACCATATGCATTCTCCCTAGATGACTGGAAGATACTGTTACTAAATATTCCACCGAAACCAGACACAAGTACTGAAATTGTCGTAGAGAATGAAATACAGATAAGTACACAATACTATAGTCACAGAATCCACAAAACATATCAAAAGAATAATAGAATTTTGAAGTGTCAGTTTAATAATACAAGACATGGTGGAATTTGTGAAGTAGTCTATAGCAATTATGATAAATCAGAAAAATCTTGGTCTCTAGCTAAAGAAAGACAAATTCAAATCAATCAATCCGCTTCAGAACCTGTGAAAATCTTGATACGCTATATTGATTTTGCATTTAATCAGCCAAAGCCATTTAATTTCAATTTTTCAAAATACAAAGATGGTTCAAATTAA
- a CDS encoding peptidoglycan DD-metalloendopeptidase family protein has product MVQIKNSFIGLKLLILFMLVLLASSIFCQSSKRKELQKEYNTILKEIKQIQNNIDKTARERNIGVHEIAMLNTKIEKRKKLISNIESQTAVIETELVMRTKDVGNLGAEITKLKEEYTKLILWLNKNHNSVNKLAFVMEANNFKEAYHRIQYIKKYGDYRARQSVYLSNQVDRIMEKINSLNTIKQEKINIIDINKTQQKELTAEKNNRDFIVKKLDNELNDLRKKIVAKNEQAEAINRKIKKIIEDEVRKEQERRIAARERDAKKTGTSGTSAKKEPEDYSQTPEGKLSASFRESKGNLPWPVAHGEITNKFGRQPHPLAPDLFIDNSGLDIRTAQNSSVKSIYKGEVVRIFEMPTYQNCVMIKHGDYFTVYSYLKSVNVREGMEINAGQALGVCGFDETHGYSLVNLQIWHYQNKQNPQNWLSGR; this is encoded by the coding sequence ATGGTTCAAATTAAGAATAGTTTCATTGGTTTAAAACTTCTTATCCTCTTTATGCTAGTCTTATTGGCGAGCAGTATATTTTGTCAAAGTTCAAAGCGAAAAGAACTTCAAAAAGAGTATAATACTATTTTAAAAGAGATAAAGCAAATACAGAACAACATAGATAAAACAGCACGTGAACGAAATATAGGCGTTCATGAAATAGCCATGCTCAACACAAAAATAGAGAAGCGGAAAAAATTAATTAGCAATATCGAATCTCAAACCGCAGTAATAGAAACTGAATTAGTTATGAGAACTAAAGACGTGGGGAATTTGGGTGCAGAAATAACCAAATTGAAGGAAGAGTACACTAAGCTCATTTTATGGCTAAACAAGAATCATAATAGCGTAAATAAACTAGCATTTGTAATGGAAGCGAATAATTTTAAAGAAGCCTACCATAGAATACAATACATTAAAAAATACGGAGACTATAGAGCCAGACAATCGGTATATTTATCGAATCAGGTAGACAGAATAATGGAAAAAATTAATTCGCTCAATACGATTAAACAAGAAAAAATCAACATCATTGACATCAATAAAACGCAACAAAAAGAACTTACAGCAGAGAAGAATAACCGTGATTTTATCGTCAAAAAATTAGATAATGAACTCAATGATTTACGTAAAAAAATTGTAGCTAAGAATGAACAAGCTGAAGCTATCAATAGAAAAATTAAAAAAATAATAGAAGACGAAGTACGCAAAGAACAAGAAAGAAGAATAGCAGCTAGAGAGCGCGATGCTAAAAAAACAGGCACATCAGGAACATCTGCAAAAAAAGAACCTGAAGACTATTCGCAAACTCCTGAAGGAAAATTGTCTGCAAGTTTTAGAGAGAGTAAAGGCAATTTGCCTTGGCCTGTTGCCCATGGAGAGATAACTAATAAATTTGGTAGACAACCTCACCCTCTAGCACCTGATTTATTTATAGATAATAGTGGATTGGATATTCGTACTGCCCAAAATAGCAGTGTCAAGTCAATATATAAAGGTGAGGTCGTGCGCATATTCGAAATGCCAACCTATCAAAACTGCGTTATGATCAAGCATGGGGACTACTTTACAGTATACTCATATTTAAAATCTGTTAATGTTCGTGAAGGAATGGAAATAAACGCTGGGCAAGCTTTAGGAGTATGTGGTTTTGATGAAACACATGGCTATTCCTTAGTGAATCTTCAAATATGGCACTACCAAAACAAACAAAATCCTCAAAACTGGCTCTCAGGCAGATGA
- a CDS encoding DUF5106 domain-containing protein, which produces MKSKFYFIFLLVTVFNFVFAQDKSPITIKLKTNIPNSYCLFANHFGSQKYKVDSIPLDSKGAGVFKDKKGTVKGGIYMFVFPTKGNQYVEVIMSGKEKNLEISIDSNDFSKVSFKNSEENDLFYADVKFLGPYQREVNTLSEEYKSTKDSLRKKELETKLIAKEKELLNRRLGVINTKGHTFYSRLLNLMRDIDVPEPPKKPNGTIDSNFKYYYFKNHYWDYTDFNDDRLLYTPIFENKFKYYFDKLVIKHPDTLKKEVDYVLNKIKDPNSDMMRYCLASLLNDYANSKIMGQDALYVHIVYNYYAKGKAPWTDSATLVKMKNDADDLAPVLIGKTAPNFAVFDTTWVNYTRLYDQNKKKYKLLAFWSADCGHCKKEIPVLDSIYPSLLANDCDVFSVSTVSEDGKGENKAQLLNFLREKKFKFKTYGDPDYKMNPLFKVLYKIKGTPEYYILDEKNVIIAKKLAPEQALDFIINYKKYNK; this is translated from the coding sequence ATGAAATCTAAATTTTACTTCATTTTTTTATTGGTAACAGTTTTCAATTTTGTTTTCGCACAAGATAAGAGTCCCATTACTATTAAGTTGAAAACTAATATCCCTAATTCCTATTGCTTATTTGCGAATCATTTTGGTAGTCAAAAATATAAGGTAGATTCTATTCCTCTAGATTCTAAAGGAGCTGGAGTCTTTAAAGATAAGAAGGGAACTGTCAAAGGAGGTATATACATGTTTGTATTTCCAACCAAAGGAAATCAATACGTGGAAGTAATAATGTCAGGTAAAGAGAAAAATTTAGAAATAAGTATTGACAGTAATGATTTTTCTAAAGTAAGCTTCAAAAATAGCGAGGAAAATGATTTATTCTACGCAGATGTCAAGTTTCTAGGCCCCTATCAGCGAGAAGTCAATACGCTCTCCGAAGAATATAAATCAACAAAAGATTCACTGAGAAAGAAAGAACTCGAAACAAAACTTATAGCTAAAGAAAAAGAACTCCTCAATAGAAGGCTAGGAGTAATAAATACAAAAGGTCATACTTTTTATAGCAGATTACTGAACTTAATGAGGGACATTGATGTGCCAGAACCACCTAAAAAACCAAACGGCACTATTGATTCCAACTTCAAATATTATTATTTTAAAAATCATTATTGGGATTATACTGATTTCAACGATGATAGATTATTGTACACTCCGATTTTTGAAAACAAATTCAAATATTATTTTGACAAGTTAGTCATAAAACATCCTGATACATTAAAAAAAGAAGTTGATTATGTCTTAAATAAGATCAAAGATCCTAATTCTGACATGATGCGATATTGTCTTGCCTCCTTGTTAAACGACTATGCTAACAGTAAAATCATGGGGCAGGATGCCCTATACGTGCATATTGTCTATAATTATTATGCGAAGGGCAAGGCTCCTTGGACTGATTCAGCTACCTTGGTAAAGATGAAAAATGATGCCGATGATTTGGCTCCCGTATTGATAGGTAAGACTGCACCTAATTTTGCAGTATTTGATACGACATGGGTTAATTACACACGACTTTATGACCAAAATAAAAAGAAATATAAACTATTGGCGTTTTGGAGTGCCGATTGCGGTCATTGTAAAAAAGAGATTCCTGTTCTAGATTCTATATATCCTAGTCTATTAGCGAATGACTGTGATGTGTTTTCAGTTAGCACTGTTTCAGAAGATGGGAAAGGAGAAAACAAAGCACAATTACTAAATTTTCTGAGAGAAAAGAAATTCAAGTTTAAAACTTATGGTGACCCAGATTATAAGATGAACCCCCTTTTCAAGGTACTTTATAAAATAAAAGGTACTCCAGAATATTATATCTTAGATGAAAAAAATGTCATAATCGCTAAAAAATTAGCACCAGAACAAGCTCTCGATTTCATAATAAATTATAAGAAATACAATAAATAA
- the mscL gene encoding large conductance mechanosensitive channel protein MscL has protein sequence MLKEFKEFALKGNLVDMAIAFVMGGAFGKVTSSFIDGMVMPLVGMIQGKDFTNLYMGLNDATREASAQGLALAKAKELGPVVAYGEFISVFIQFVIVAFVMFLIIKAMNKMKKEEPAAPAGPTTEGLLEDILSELRKR, from the coding sequence ATGTTGAAAGAATTTAAAGAATTTGCATTAAAAGGCAATCTTGTTGATATGGCAATTGCTTTTGTTATGGGAGGAGCTTTTGGAAAAGTGACTTCATCATTTATTGATGGAATGGTAATGCCGCTCGTAGGAATGATTCAAGGAAAGGATTTTACGAATCTATATATGGGTCTAAATGATGCTACTCGCGAAGCTTCTGCCCAAGGATTAGCTTTAGCTAAAGCTAAAGAACTAGGACCAGTAGTAGCTTATGGTGAATTTATTTCTGTATTTATCCAATTCGTAATCGTAGCTTTCGTAATGTTTCTAATCATCAAAGCTATGAATAAAATGAAGAAAGAAGAGCCAGCTGCACCAGCAGGACCTACTACGGAAGGTCTTCTTGAAGATATTCTTTCAGAGTTAAGAAAAAGATAG
- a CDS encoding efflux RND transporter periplasmic adaptor subunit — protein sequence MRSYTIFLLAFLISSCKDKKEIFTPRLQSITQSVYASGTIKSENQYQVFPKSTGIISDLYVSEGSLVNQGTILMKIENEVLAYNQELSEVNAKYNSQVNNRDKLDELYQSLILSEKKLKSDSLLFVRQKKLWQEGIGSQFDFEQKELLYENSKTNYRALRLRYQQLVKQINLLEKQTNFAFKISNTQSNDRLVKSQINGKVYGLFKEKGEMVSPQTPIALLGSENEFYLELNIDETDITKIKLGQVVLVNLESYEDKSYEASVTKIYPLMNERTKTFTVIAHFTKKPPVLYPNLSLEANILISKKDKALLIPVEYINNQNEVVLKSGEVRIVKTGLKNFEMVEILEGLKENEEIIKPEK from the coding sequence ATGAGATCATATACAATATTTCTTCTTGCGTTTCTAATCTCCTCTTGTAAAGATAAGAAAGAAATTTTCACGCCTAGACTACAAAGCATCACTCAATCTGTCTATGCCTCTGGCACCATTAAAAGTGAGAACCAATACCAAGTGTTTCCAAAATCAACTGGAATCATATCTGACTTGTATGTATCGGAAGGCAGCTTGGTAAATCAAGGAACTATACTTATGAAAATAGAGAACGAAGTTCTAGCCTATAATCAGGAATTATCTGAGGTCAATGCGAAGTATAATAGTCAGGTAAACAATCGAGACAAACTAGATGAATTATACCAAAGCTTAATACTTTCAGAGAAAAAACTCAAGAGTGATTCTTTACTTTTTGTTCGGCAAAAAAAATTATGGCAGGAAGGCATAGGCTCTCAATTTGATTTTGAGCAAAAGGAATTATTATATGAAAATAGTAAAACCAACTATCGCGCGCTCAGACTGAGATATCAGCAACTCGTGAAACAAATTAACTTATTAGAAAAACAAACAAATTTTGCTTTTAAGATATCTAACACACAATCCAATGATAGACTGGTAAAGAGTCAGATTAATGGAAAGGTCTATGGTCTATTTAAGGAGAAAGGAGAAATGGTCAGTCCACAAACACCAATTGCATTGCTTGGTTCCGAAAATGAGTTTTATTTAGAACTCAATATAGATGAAACCGATATTACAAAAATAAAACTTGGTCAGGTAGTATTGGTCAATCTGGAAAGTTATGAAGATAAGAGCTATGAAGCCAGTGTCACCAAAATATATCCATTGATGAACGAGCGTACAAAGACCTTTACGGTCATAGCTCATTTCACTAAAAAACCTCCAGTATTATATCCTAATCTCAGCCTAGAAGCAAATATACTCATTTCCAAAAAAGATAAAGCCCTCCTTATTCCAGTAGAATATATTAATAATCAGAATGAGGTTGTCTTAAAATCAGGTGAAGTAAGAATTGTCAAAACAGGTCTCAAGAATTTTGAAATGGTAGAAATTTTAGAAGGATTAAAAGAAAATGAGGAAATAATTAAACCCGAGAAGTAG
- a CDS encoding ABC transporter permease, whose protein sequence is MFITLLSFMTGLNEMLDGLIVNRTPHIRIYKEISVNTDQPIKRWLNSPNNYHFIESVKAGNSRVEILKSREILNTLSQDDRVLGYSRKISSPAFFNLGTIDIAGFLNGVDVEEEIKYYRFTDYVTKGNPIDIKNIPNSIILGKPLADKLLADLGDIIQITTSQGDRFQLKVVGYYQSGIADFDKTQSFASVATTQKILGKGPDYITDIQVKLKDILQAPLVAPEFQKKFKTNAMDIQRANAQFETGTKVRNIISYAVGITLLIVAGFGIYNILNMMIYEKMDTIAILKATGFSGGDVKSIFIIISLTIGIAGCIAGLFFGFLFTAFISTIPFNTEALPTIKTYPVSYRLLFYFIAFCFSLITTFLAGWFPASKASKIDPVDIIRGK, encoded by the coding sequence ATGTTTATTACGCTATTGAGTTTTATGACAGGCTTAAATGAAATGCTCGATGGACTAATTGTCAACAGAACTCCCCATATTAGAATTTATAAAGAAATATCTGTCAATACAGACCAGCCGATAAAAAGGTGGCTAAATTCCCCAAACAACTATCATTTTATAGAATCAGTAAAAGCTGGTAATTCGCGAGTAGAAATTCTAAAATCTAGAGAAATTCTAAATACCTTATCCCAAGACGACCGGGTATTAGGGTATTCTCGCAAGATATCATCCCCTGCATTTTTCAATCTAGGTACAATTGATATAGCAGGATTTCTAAATGGCGTGGACGTGGAAGAAGAAATTAAATATTATAGATTTACAGACTATGTTACGAAAGGAAATCCAATTGATATTAAAAATATCCCCAATTCTATTATACTAGGGAAACCGCTTGCCGATAAACTTTTGGCAGATCTTGGCGACATCATTCAGATTACAACTTCGCAGGGCGATCGCTTTCAGCTCAAGGTAGTGGGCTACTATCAATCTGGAATAGCAGATTTTGATAAAACCCAAAGTTTTGCCTCAGTGGCCACTACCCAAAAAATCCTAGGAAAAGGTCCAGATTACATTACTGATATTCAGGTAAAGTTGAAGGATATTTTACAAGCACCATTGGTGGCACCAGAATTTCAAAAAAAATTTAAGACCAATGCTATGGATATTCAAAGAGCCAATGCACAGTTTGAGACGGGAACTAAAGTGAGAAATATTATTTCATACGCTGTGGGTATTACTCTTCTTATTGTTGCAGGATTTGGCATTTACAATATTCTCAATATGATGATTTACGAAAAAATGGATACCATAGCCATATTGAAAGCAACTGGTTTTTCTGGCGGTGATGTCAAATCTATATTTATTATTATTTCTCTCACGATAGGCATTGCTGGCTGCATAGCTGGTCTTTTCTTTGGCTTTCTATTTACGGCTTTCATTAGTACGATACCATTTAATACAGAAGCTCTTCCGACCATTAAAACCTATCCAGTTTCTTATCGTCTGTTGTTTTATTTTATAGCCTTTTGTTTTTCATTGATTACAACCTTTCTTGCTGGTTGGTTTCCTGCTAGTAAAGCTAGCAAAATAGACCCTGTAGATATTATAAGAGGCAAATAA
- a CDS encoding ABC transporter ATP-binding protein, which produces MNKSKSMCVLKADKISKFFYDPLEVKVLDKVSFEVNKGEFISLIGKSGCGKSTLLYILSTMDSSYEGQLYIDNELMSAKNSHELAHVRNEKIGFVFQFHYLLNEFSVLKNVMLPALKLNRFSKEEIEYRAMQKLELLGIQKLANRNAGQISGGEKQRVAIARALINEPLIIMGDEPTGNLDLRNSQIVFDTFKQLAEEFKQTLLIVTHDMGFAEKTHRIIEMEDGRIMDN; this is translated from the coding sequence ATGAATAAATCTAAATCAATGTGTGTATTAAAAGCAGATAAAATTTCGAAGTTCTTCTATGACCCATTAGAAGTGAAGGTTCTAGATAAGGTGAGCTTTGAGGTCAATAAAGGAGAATTCATATCGCTCATAGGAAAATCAGGTTGCGGCAAGTCTACTTTATTATATATTTTATCTACCATGGATAGTTCATATGAGGGGCAATTATATATAGATAACGAATTGATGAGCGCAAAAAATAGTCATGAACTAGCTCATGTGCGGAATGAGAAAATTGGTTTTGTATTTCAATTTCATTATCTCCTGAATGAGTTTTCTGTTTTGAAAAACGTCATGCTCCCAGCCTTAAAATTAAATCGCTTTTCTAAAGAAGAGATTGAATATCGAGCTATGCAAAAATTAGAACTTCTAGGCATTCAAAAATTAGCAAATCGAAATGCTGGTCAGATATCAGGTGGTGAAAAACAACGGGTAGCCATAGCTAGAGCGCTTATCAATGAGCCTCTTATTATAATGGGTGATGAGCCCACTGGTAATTTAGATTTAAGAAATAGTCAAATAGTTTTCGATACGTTTAAACAACTCGCCGAAGAGTTTAAGCAAACTCTACTAATTGTGACGCACGACATGGGATTTGCAGAAAAAACTCATCGCATCATTGAAATGGAGGATGGAAGAATTATGGATAACTAA
- a CDS encoding DUF3817 domain-containing protein, which yields MKLLKSSIGRLRLAGFFEGLSLIVLMGFAMPMKYIFGDPSYVRMIGSIHGALFILFVIQLFLTTEEYKWKYNNLPLKLLISCFIPFGTFYLDYKVLNRIV from the coding sequence ATGAAATTATTAAAATCAAGTATTGGCAGATTGCGGTTAGCAGGATTTTTTGAAGGATTATCACTGATAGTACTTATGGGTTTTGCCATGCCTATGAAGTATATCTTTGGAGACCCATCTTATGTTAGAATGATAGGATCTATCCATGGGGCTTTGTTTATCCTTTTTGTTATTCAATTGTTTTTAACCACCGAAGAGTATAAATGGAAGTATAACAATCTTCCTCTTAAGTTACTGATTTCATGCTTTATCCCGTTTGGCACTTTTTATTTAGATTATAAGGTATTGAATAGAATAGTTTGA
- a CDS encoding OmpA family protein: MSLNEKDYIRKIAEDVKENPDLSLKLLKRFLPLLIVLCLASLLWLYFTKSEYTTSAQSLKSIESSAAKTDSVILDAEGKAATEIWAKTLGGNIELNLPNGSKLIVPEKGFEKSLLSFLSQDCPGDLKASWFNCDRLLFKTGSVELNTASLDQVEDIANVMKAFPNSKFKIGGYTDNTGDALVNVKLSQDRASQVMLALVDKGVPAASLSSEGYGPEFPVCPANDTEECKAKNRRVAIRIEKCK; this comes from the coding sequence ATGAGTCTAAATGAAAAGGATTATATAAGAAAGATAGCGGAGGATGTGAAGGAAAATCCTGATTTGAGTTTGAAACTTTTAAAGCGTTTTTTGCCTCTACTCATTGTTCTATGTTTAGCGAGTTTACTTTGGCTTTACTTCACAAAATCTGAGTATACCACCTCTGCTCAGTCATTAAAATCGATTGAAAGCAGTGCAGCGAAAACAGATAGTGTGATATTGGACGCAGAGGGAAAAGCGGCTACTGAGATTTGGGCAAAGACCTTAGGAGGCAATATCGAACTAAATCTACCCAATGGCAGTAAATTAATTGTTCCAGAGAAGGGCTTTGAAAAATCATTATTGTCTTTTTTAAGTCAAGATTGTCCAGGAGACTTAAAAGCTAGTTGGTTTAACTGTGATCGATTACTTTTCAAAACGGGTTCAGTAGAATTAAATACAGCTTCTCTAGATCAGGTAGAAGATATTGCGAATGTGATGAAAGCGTTCCCTAATTCTAAATTTAAAATTGGTGGTTATACCGATAATACTGGTGATGCTCTTGTCAATGTAAAATTATCTCAAGATAGAGCCTCACAGGTTATGCTAGCTTTAGTCGACAAGGGTGTGCCAGCTGCTAGTTTATCCTCTGAAGGTTATGGACCAGAATTTCCAGTTTGCCCAGCTAATGATACAGAGGAATGTAAGGCAAAGAACAGACGCGTGGCTATTCGAATAGAAAAGTGTAAATAG
- a CDS encoding FAD-dependent oxidoreductase — MTKIAIVGGGLAGTCLAKLFTENGDDIHWYSDNQSAASHISSGILNPITGRRYALAWRYDELLNIAKEFYGNYLTPIRLEKHFSPFNNEVSIDEVIHGKEKYLSKINDEWIEVKESYQLQTNAFIENTKLKLKNSDNIVTNSFNHSLLKFSNNQWHYQSEIYDQIFFAEGIQVKKNPFFCHLPFQPNRGEALIVNIPDDKPDAVRKHGKFICPHGEHFWLGSSFDKVDMGAPLLTEKAKLEMINAIPNLVHHVAYQIMDHIGALRSTTPDRRPIIGEHPSHKGLFLFNGFGTKGASLIPWCSLQLFKLLKNNESLPIEISIDRLKKFTK; from the coding sequence ATGACTAAAATAGCAATAGTAGGTGGAGGACTAGCTGGAACATGTTTGGCAAAGCTATTTACAGAAAATGGCGATGATATCCATTGGTATAGCGATAATCAATCTGCTGCTAGTCATATCTCCTCTGGCATTCTAAATCCTATAACAGGAAGACGCTATGCTCTTGCCTGGAGGTATGATGAACTATTAAATATAGCGAAAGAATTTTATGGGAATTATCTTACGCCCATTCGACTGGAAAAGCACTTCAGCCCTTTTAATAATGAAGTTTCAATAGATGAAGTCATACATGGAAAAGAAAAGTATTTAAGTAAAATAAATGATGAGTGGATTGAAGTGAAAGAGAGTTATCAGCTTCAAACGAATGCCTTTATTGAGAATACAAAGCTTAAACTTAAGAATAGTGATAATATCGTGACCAATTCTTTTAACCATTCTCTACTTAAATTTAGCAATAATCAATGGCATTATCAAAGTGAAATTTATGATCAAATATTTTTTGCAGAAGGCATTCAAGTTAAAAAAAATCCATTTTTCTGTCATCTACCTTTTCAACCCAATCGAGGGGAAGCACTCATTGTAAACATACCAGATGATAAACCTGATGCGGTACGAAAACACGGTAAATTTATCTGTCCGCACGGCGAGCATTTTTGGCTAGGTTCATCCTTTGATAAGGTAGATATGGGCGCTCCATTATTGACCGAAAAAGCAAAACTGGAAATGATAAATGCTATACCCAATTTAGTGCATCATGTAGCATACCAAATCATGGATCATATAGGTGCTTTGCGATCTACAACCCCAGACCGCCGACCTATCATAGGAGAACACCCTAGTCACAAGGGCTTGTTTCTATTCAATGGCTTTGGCACGAAAGGAGCATCACTTATACCATGGTGCTCCCTGCAATTATTTAAGTTGTTGAAGAACAATGAAAGCTTGCCTATAGAAATTTCAATAGACCGATTAAAAAAATTCACTAAATGA
- the rfbB gene encoding dTDP-glucose 4,6-dehydratase: protein MRSILITGGAGFIGSHVVRRFVNNYPDYKIYNLDKLTYAGNLENLKDIEDKPNYEFIKGDIQDFDFINKLFQDKHIEGVLHLAAESHVDRSIANPMEFVLTNVVGTVNLLNAAKNHWGSNLADKRFYHISTDEVYGALGEIGLFTEDTKYDPHSPYSASKASSDHFVRAYHDTYGLPVVLSNCSNNYGSHHFPEKLIPLCIHNIKHNKPLPIYGDGKYTRDWLFVEDHARAIDDVFHKGKLGETYNIGGFNEWQNIDLVKLLCDVMDEKLGREKGTSQKLITFVKDRPGHDLRYAIDASKIERELGWRPSVTFEQGLEKTVTWFLENEEWLEHVTSGSYQEYYSKQYQH, encoded by the coding sequence ATGAGGTCTATATTAATAACAGGTGGTGCGGGATTTATTGGCTCCCACGTCGTTCGAAGATTTGTCAATAATTATCCAGATTATAAAATTTATAATCTGGACAAACTTACCTACGCAGGCAATCTCGAAAACTTGAAAGATATAGAGGATAAGCCAAACTACGAATTTATCAAGGGTGACATTCAGGATTTCGATTTTATCAATAAATTGTTTCAAGATAAACATATAGAAGGGGTTCTGCACCTAGCAGCAGAAAGTCATGTAGATAGAAGCATAGCGAATCCTATGGAGTTTGTACTGACGAATGTAGTAGGGACAGTCAATCTGCTGAATGCTGCAAAAAACCATTGGGGAAGTAATCTTGCAGACAAGAGATTTTACCATATATCTACCGACGAAGTCTATGGGGCACTAGGAGAAATAGGGTTGTTTACTGAGGATACGAAATATGACCCACATAGTCCATATTCAGCCTCCAAGGCGAGCAGCGATCATTTTGTGCGAGCATATCATGACACTTATGGTCTTCCAGTTGTTCTATCAAATTGTTCTAATAATTATGGTTCGCACCATTTTCCTGAAAAATTAATCCCACTCTGTATTCACAATATAAAGCACAATAAACCACTTCCTATTTATGGAGATGGCAAATACACACGCGATTGGCTGTTTGTAGAAGATCATGCTCGAGCTATTGATGATGTATTTCACAAAGGGAAATTAGGAGAAACCTATAATATTGGTGGCTTCAATGAATGGCAAAATATTGATTTAGTCAAATTGCTTTGCGATGTTATGGATGAAAAACTTGGCAGAGAAAAAGGGACTAGCCAAAAGTTGATCACCTTCGTAAAAGATAGACCAGGTCATGATTTGCGGTATGCAATAGATGCTTCGAAGATAGAAAGAGAACTCGGATGGCGTCCATCTGTAACCTTTGAACAGGGCTTAGAGAAAACGGTTACTTGGTTTCTGGAAAATGAAGAGTGGCTAGAACATGTCACGAGCGGTAGCTACCAAGAATACTATAGTAAACAGTACCAGCACTAA